The Mesorhizobium sp. M1D.F.Ca.ET.043.01.1.1 genome contains a region encoding:
- the mobB gene encoding molybdopterin-guanine dinucleotide biosynthesis protein B — translation MRRVFGITGWKNSGKTTLTEKLVAELVRRGWTVSTVKHAHHDFDIDKPDTDSFRHRQAGAMEVAIVSGRRWALMHELRNEDEPSLDDILSRLAPSDIVLVEGYKREAHKKIEARRLEAKDRTPLSINDPNIVAIAADFKVEGETLPVFDLDDTKSIADFVERATGLNAPTK, via the coding sequence ATGAGACGCGTATTCGGCATCACCGGCTGGAAGAATTCCGGCAAGACGACCCTGACCGAAAAGCTGGTCGCCGAACTGGTCCGGCGCGGCTGGACGGTCTCGACCGTCAAGCATGCCCATCATGACTTCGACATCGACAAGCCTGACACGGACTCCTTCCGTCACCGCCAGGCTGGTGCCATGGAGGTCGCGATCGTCTCCGGCCGGCGCTGGGCGCTGATGCACGAACTGCGCAACGAGGACGAGCCGTCGCTGGACGACATCCTGTCGCGCCTGGCGCCCTCCGACATCGTGCTCGTCGAGGGCTACAAGCGCGAGGCGCACAAGAAGATCGAGGCAAGGCGGCTGGAGGCCAAGGACCGGACGCCGCTTTCGATCAACGACCCAAACATCGTCGCCATCGCGGCGGATTTCAAAGTCGAAGGCGAAACCCTCCCCGTTTTCGATCTCGACGATACCAAATCGATAGCCGACTTTGTCGAGCGCGCGACCGGCCTGAACGCTCCAACCAAGTAA
- the mobA gene encoding molybdenum cofactor guanylyltransferase MobA, whose protein sequence is MYQSVAGIILAGGQSRRMGGGDKPLLPLGKGRLIDHVVARLKAQVGMLALNANGDLARFAGLGIPVIADTVPGYAGPLAGILAGLEWTADNTACRSLVSAAGDTPFFPSDLVERLAAAANERPGAIAVARADGRWHPTFALWPQGLRDDLRRFLVDEDNRRVSAFIERHGFVEVEFPMIEADGERIDPFFNINTPDDLAEAERLLQSLQP, encoded by the coding sequence ATGTATCAAAGCGTTGCGGGCATCATCCTGGCGGGAGGCCAGTCGCGCCGGATGGGCGGCGGCGACAAGCCCCTGTTGCCGCTGGGCAAAGGCAGGCTGATTGACCACGTCGTCGCGCGTCTCAAAGCGCAGGTCGGCATGCTTGCGCTCAATGCCAATGGCGACCTCGCACGGTTTGCCGGCCTCGGCATTCCGGTGATCGCCGACACGGTGCCAGGCTATGCCGGCCCGTTGGCCGGAATCCTCGCCGGCCTCGAATGGACGGCGGACAACACGGCCTGCCGGTCGCTTGTCAGCGCGGCCGGCGACACGCCATTCTTCCCCAGCGATCTCGTCGAACGGTTGGCCGCAGCCGCCAACGAAAGACCAGGCGCGATCGCGGTCGCCCGTGCCGACGGCAGATGGCACCCGACCTTCGCGCTCTGGCCGCAGGGCCTGCGCGACGATCTGCGCCGTTTCCTGGTCGACGAGGACAATCGCCGGGTTTCGGCCTTCATCGAGCGGCACGGTTTCGTCGAGGTTGAGTTTCCGATGATCGAGGCCGACGGCGAGCGGATCGACCCGTTCTTCAACATCAACACGCCGGACGATCTTGCGGAGGCCGAGCGTCTGTTGCAAAGCCTGCAGCCATGA